One window of the Sulfitobacter alexandrii genome contains the following:
- the pepN gene encoding aminopeptidase N — MRDAAPNTVYLSDYTPFGFIVDSVALEFDLDPRHTRVKSRIAFRPNPDATDRRFFLHGENLRLISARIDGHDVTCTLTEEGLTCDVPDAPFIWEAEVEIAPIENTALEGLYMSNGMYCTQCEAEGFRKITYYPDRPDVMSVFTVTINGPHPVLLSNGNPVAATEHQAEWHDPWPKPAYLFALVAGDLVAHSDRFTTMNGREVDLNLYVRPGDEDKCAFGMQALKASMKWDEDVYGREYDLDLFNIVAVDDFNMGAMENKGLNIFNSSAVLASPQTSTDMNFERIEAIIAHEYFHNWTGNRITCRDWFQLCLKEGLTVFRDSQFTSDMRSAPVKRIADVIDLRARQFPEDQGPLSHPVRPESFQEINNFYTATVYEKGAEVIRMLKTLVGDEAYDRALALYFDRHDGQACTIEDWLKVFEDTTGRSLAQFKRWYSQAGTPRLKVSESWEDGILTLTFRQDTKPSAASPDPKPQIIPIATGLIGPDGEEVAETRILEMSEATQSFSFEGLARRPVPSILRGFSAPVMLEHDLSDADRTHLLAHDTDPFNRWESARTLARGSLLPMIHDGAGADPAFLDAIRKVVADDTLDPAYRALMLGLPTQSELAALIHAEGGTPMPEKIHAGVEAMRDAMAETFGDAAQRIRDTHLVSAPYDPGAEQAGQRSLANAMLSLITRRDGGAAAQAQFDSADNMTNQLAALAALLHIDRGSEALAAFEAQWKDDRLVMDKWFGLQVTQARPEEAASVAEALTDHPDFTWQTPNRFRAVFGALAMHHAGFHHASGKGYRLLADWLIRLDPKNPQTTARMCSAFQTWKRYDADRQALIAAELDRILSTPKLSRDTTEMLTRIRGAS; from the coding sequence ATGCGCGATGCCGCCCCCAACACCGTCTACCTGTCAGACTACACCCCGTTCGGGTTTATCGTGGACAGCGTGGCGCTGGAGTTCGACCTCGATCCGCGGCACACCCGCGTCAAAAGCCGGATCGCCTTCCGGCCCAACCCCGATGCCACGGACAGGCGATTCTTCCTGCATGGCGAGAACCTGCGACTGATCTCCGCCCGGATCGACGGCCATGACGTGACCTGCACCCTCACCGAAGAAGGGCTGACCTGCGATGTCCCCGATGCCCCCTTCATCTGGGAGGCCGAGGTGGAGATCGCGCCGATCGAGAATACCGCGCTCGAGGGGCTCTACATGTCGAACGGCATGTACTGCACGCAATGCGAGGCCGAAGGCTTTCGCAAGATCACCTACTATCCCGACCGCCCGGACGTGATGAGCGTCTTCACGGTTACGATCAACGGGCCCCACCCCGTCCTGCTGAGCAACGGCAACCCCGTCGCCGCGACGGAACATCAGGCGGAATGGCACGACCCCTGGCCCAAGCCTGCCTATCTCTTTGCGCTGGTCGCGGGTGATCTCGTGGCCCACTCGGACCGCTTTACCACCATGAACGGCCGCGAGGTGGATCTGAACCTCTACGTCCGCCCCGGCGACGAGGACAAATGCGCCTTCGGCATGCAGGCGCTCAAGGCCTCGATGAAGTGGGACGAGGACGTCTATGGCCGCGAATACGATCTGGACCTCTTCAACATCGTCGCCGTCGACGATTTCAACATGGGCGCGATGGAGAACAAGGGGCTGAACATCTTCAACTCCTCCGCCGTGCTCGCGTCGCCGCAGACCTCCACCGACATGAACTTCGAACGGATCGAAGCCATCATCGCGCACGAGTATTTCCACAACTGGACCGGCAACCGCATCACCTGCCGCGACTGGTTCCAGCTGTGCCTCAAGGAGGGGCTGACCGTGTTCCGCGACAGCCAGTTCACCTCCGACATGCGCTCCGCCCCGGTCAAACGCATCGCGGACGTGATCGACCTGCGCGCGCGCCAGTTCCCCGAGGACCAAGGCCCGCTGTCGCATCCCGTCAGGCCGGAAAGCTTTCAGGAAATCAATAACTTCTACACGGCCACGGTCTACGAGAAAGGGGCCGAGGTCATCCGGATGCTCAAGACGCTGGTGGGTGACGAGGCCTATGACCGCGCGCTCGCGCTCTATTTCGACCGTCACGACGGACAGGCCTGCACGATCGAGGACTGGCTGAAGGTCTTTGAAGACACCACGGGAAGAAGCCTCGCCCAGTTCAAGCGCTGGTACTCGCAGGCCGGCACCCCGAGGCTGAAGGTCAGCGAAAGCTGGGAGGACGGGATCCTGACCCTGACCTTCCGTCAGGACACCAAGCCAAGCGCGGCCTCGCCCGACCCGAAACCGCAGATCATTCCCATCGCGACCGGGCTGATCGGCCCCGATGGAGAGGAAGTGGCCGAGACCCGCATCCTCGAAATGTCGGAAGCCACGCAGAGTTTCAGTTTCGAAGGGCTCGCCCGGCGGCCGGTGCCCTCGATCCTGCGCGGGTTTTCCGCGCCGGTGATGCTCGAACATGATCTGAGCGATGCGGACCGCACGCATCTGCTGGCCCACGACACCGATCCCTTCAACCGCTGGGAATCGGCGCGGACGCTGGCGCGCGGATCCCTGCTGCCCATGATCCACGACGGCGCAGGGGCTGATCCCGCCTTTCTCGACGCGATCCGCAAGGTCGTTGCGGATGACACGCTCGACCCCGCCTACAGGGCGCTGATGCTGGGACTACCCACGCAATCCGAACTGGCGGCGCTGATCCACGCCGAAGGCGGCACCCCGATGCCCGAGAAAATCCATGCCGGGGTGGAGGCGATGCGCGATGCCATGGCCGAAACCTTCGGCGACGCCGCGCAGCGCATCCGCGATACCCATCTCGTCAGCGCGCCCTACGACCCCGGCGCCGAACAGGCCGGGCAACGCAGCCTCGCCAACGCCATGCTGTCGCTGATCACCCGGCGGGACGGCGGCGCGGCGGCGCAGGCCCAGTTCGACAGCGCGGACAACATGACCAACCAGCTCGCCGCGCTGGCGGCCCTGCTTCATATCGACAGGGGCAGCGAGGCGCTGGCCGCCTTCGAGGCCCAGTGGAAGGACGACCGGCTGGTCATGGACAAGTGGTTCGGACTGCAGGTCACGCAGGCCCGGCCCGAGGAGGCGGCATCGGTCGCCGAGGCGCTGACCGACCATCCCGATTTCACGTGGCAGACGCCGAACCGCTTCCGCGCCGTGTTCGGTGCGCTGGCGATGCACCATGCGGGCTTCCACCACGCTTCGGGCAAGGGCTACCGGCTGCTGGCAGACTGGTTGATCCGGCTTGACCCGAAGAACCCGCAGACCACCGCCCGCATGTGCTCGGCGTTCCAGACGTGGAAGCGCTACGACGCGGACCGTCAGGCGCTGATCGCGGCCGAACTCGACCGGATCCTGTCCACGCCGAAGCTCAGCCGCGACACCACCGAGATGCTGACCCGCATCCGGGGCGCGTCGTGA
- a CDS encoding J domain-containing protein, whose amino-acid sequence MSKPDPFGFDMSVSSSKKKNPRGRRGMSGASETSTRICDHEGCEEPGKYRAPKAPDVLDDYYWFCQQHVREYNLKWNFFDGTTEAELNAQMSEDKVWERKTKPLGDPEARAWARLGIEDPHQVLGKNATQNPGRTGQTGRRLPPTERRAVEILEVKDTMTKPEIRKAYKLLIKVLHPDMNGGDRSQEDQLQQVMWAWDQIKGSRSFKD is encoded by the coding sequence ATGTCCAAACCAGATCCCTTCGGGTTCGACATGTCCGTGTCGTCCTCGAAAAAGAAGAACCCCCGCGGCCGTCGCGGCATGTCAGGGGCCTCCGAGACTTCGACACGGATCTGCGATCACGAAGGCTGCGAAGAGCCCGGCAAGTACCGCGCGCCCAAGGCGCCCGACGTTCTGGACGACTACTACTGGTTCTGCCAGCAGCACGTGCGCGAGTACAACCTGAAATGGAACTTCTTCGACGGCACCACCGAGGCCGAGCTGAATGCCCAGATGAGCGAGGACAAGGTCTGGGAACGCAAGACCAAGCCGCTGGGCGACCCCGAGGCACGGGCCTGGGCCCGGCTGGGCATCGAAGACCCGCATCAGGTGCTGGGCAAGAACGCCACCCAGAACCCGGGCCGGACCGGCCAGACCGGCCGCCGCCTGCCCCCGACCGAACGCCGGGCGGTCGAGATTCTCGAGGTCAAGGATACGATGACCAAGCCCGAGATCCGCAAGGCCTACAAGCTGCTGATCAAGGTGCTGCACCCTGACATGAACGGCGGCGACCGGTCTCAGGAAGACCAGCTTCAGCAGGTCATGTGGGCCTGGGACCAGATCAAGGGCAGCCGCAGCTTCAAGGACTGA
- a CDS encoding DUF2256 domain-containing protein, with translation MAKMRKKSDLPEKTCATCGRPFVWRRKWADCWDDVKYCSDRCRRDKPDTRGGSTASAD, from the coding sequence ATGGCGAAGATGCGCAAGAAGTCGGACTTGCCGGAAAAGACGTGTGCGACCTGCGGTCGGCCGTTTGTCTGGCGTCGCAAGTGGGCCGACTGCTGGGACGACGTCAAGTACTGCTCCGACCGGTGCCGCCGCGACAAGCCCGACACAAGGGGCGGATCCACGGCATCGGCGGACTGA
- a CDS encoding BolA family protein, translating to MSKTEEIRTALESAFDPRELEVVDDSESHRGHAGFREGGETHYNVRIRSTAFKGQSRVARHRAVHAALGPELIGRIHALALDLDV from the coding sequence TTGTCGAAGACGGAAGAGATCAGAACGGCCCTGGAATCCGCTTTCGATCCTCGCGAACTGGAGGTGGTGGACGACAGCGAAAGCCATCGGGGTCACGCCGGCTTTCGCGAGGGGGGCGAAACGCACTACAACGTGCGCATCCGGTCCACCGCTTTCAAGGGTCAGTCACGCGTCGCGCGCCACCGCGCGGTGCACGCGGCGCTGGGGCCGGAGCTGATCGGCCGCATCCACGCGCTGGCGCTTGATCTCGACGTTTAA
- a CDS encoding thioesterase family protein, which produces MMTSTSFQTVKPEWIDFNGHLNMAYYSVLFDQSVDEIYERLGFGPDYQKTGCTTYVAEFHICYLRELHEGDRVKSAFHLIDFDEKRFHYYQELFHEDGWIAATAEGLTLHVDQSGPRVAPMPQPIQDALTSLKTTQDPLPADARVGRRIGLKRP; this is translated from the coding sequence ATGATGACCAGCACTTCCTTCCAGACCGTCAAGCCCGAATGGATCGATTTCAACGGCCACCTCAACATGGCCTATTACTCGGTCCTGTTCGACCAGTCTGTCGACGAGATCTACGAGAGGCTCGGGTTCGGCCCCGACTACCAGAAGACCGGCTGCACCACCTACGTGGCTGAATTTCACATCTGCTACCTGCGGGAACTTCACGAGGGTGACAGGGTGAAGTCCGCCTTCCATCTGATTGATTTCGATGAGAAACGTTTTCACTACTATCAGGAACTGTTTCACGAGGACGGCTGGATCGCCGCAACCGCCGAAGGGCTGACCCTGCACGTGGACCAATCCGGCCCGCGCGTCGCGCCGATGCCGCAGCCGATCCAGGACGCGTTGACAAGCCTCAAGACCACGCAGGACCCGCTGCCGGCCGACGCCCGCGTGGGACGCCGCATCGGGTTGAAGCGACCCTGA
- a CDS encoding tetratricopeptide repeat protein, which produces MDYQYDLGAYTRPVTTASAQAQTWFDRGLNWAYGFNHKEAIACYRRAAEADPGCAMAHWGHAYAAGPNYNLPWVLFDSKGRAEALAEAYDATQAALAVADGASPVEAALIQALTARYPQRDPVEDMAPWDRAFADAMRALHKEHPTDADVATVFVDALMNLTPWQMWDIAQGAVAPDAETLEAQAVLETQMALPGGMAHPGILHLYVHLMEMSPYPEKALRAADVLRTLVPDAGHLVHMPTHIDVLCGAYENVVRWNERAIEADLKYYEAEGPFNIYTGYRQHNYHFVISGALYMGQFEPAMRAVRGMRETTPDALLQIKSPPMADFFETILGMEPHVLIRFGMWEEILKLELPEDTETYVMCTAFIEYAKGLAYSALGHIEDADAQLDTFLAVKARVPETRLLHNVRGVDLLEVATAMLEGELAYRKGDYDVAFTHLRRAVALDDALPYDEPWGWMQPTRHALGALLFEQGHLAEAEQVFRQDLGLVPGLPRACVHPDNVWALRGLYDCLIARGDSDEAPHVKLRLDLAEARADHPVKAACGCAQVAIDAARAS; this is translated from the coding sequence ATGGACTATCAATACGACCTCGGGGCCTACACCCGCCCCGTCACTACTGCGTCGGCGCAGGCACAGACATGGTTCGACCGGGGGCTGAACTGGGCCTACGGCTTCAACCACAAGGAGGCGATCGCCTGTTACCGCAGGGCGGCCGAGGCCGATCCGGGCTGCGCCATGGCACACTGGGGCCACGCCTATGCCGCCGGGCCGAACTACAACCTGCCGTGGGTCCTGTTCGACAGCAAGGGCCGCGCCGAGGCACTGGCCGAAGCCTATGACGCGACGCAGGCCGCGCTGGCGGTCGCCGACGGCGCAAGCCCGGTCGAAGCGGCGCTGATACAGGCCCTCACCGCCCGCTATCCGCAGCGCGACCCGGTGGAGGACATGGCGCCGTGGGACCGCGCCTTTGCCGACGCGATGCGCGCGCTGCACAAGGAGCACCCCACCGACGCCGACGTGGCGACCGTCTTTGTCGATGCGCTGATGAACCTGACGCCCTGGCAGATGTGGGACATCGCGCAGGGCGCCGTGGCGCCGGACGCCGAGACGCTGGAGGCGCAGGCGGTGCTGGAAACCCAGATGGCCCTGCCCGGCGGCATGGCGCATCCCGGCATCCTGCACCTCTACGTCCACCTGATGGAAATGTCGCCCTACCCGGAGAAGGCGTTGCGCGCCGCCGACGTGCTGCGCACCCTTGTGCCCGACGCGGGCCACCTTGTGCACATGCCCACGCACATCGACGTGCTGTGCGGCGCCTACGAGAACGTCGTGCGATGGAACGAACGCGCGATCGAAGCCGATCTGAAATACTACGAAGCCGAAGGCCCGTTCAACATCTACACCGGATACCGCCAGCACAACTATCACTTCGTCATCAGCGGCGCGCTCTACATGGGGCAGTTCGAACCGGCGATGCGGGCCGTCCGCGGCATGCGCGAGACGACGCCAGACGCGCTGCTGCAGATCAAGTCACCGCCGATGGCCGATTTCTTCGAGACGATCCTGGGGATGGAGCCGCACGTCCTGATCCGTTTCGGCATGTGGGAGGAGATCCTCAAGCTGGAGCTGCCCGAGGATACGGAAACCTACGTGATGTGCACCGCCTTCATCGAGTATGCCAAGGGACTGGCCTATTCCGCGCTGGGGCATATCGAGGACGCCGATGCACAGCTCGACACCTTTCTCGCGGTCAAGGCGCGGGTGCCCGAAACCCGCCTGCTGCACAACGTGCGTGGCGTTGACCTGCTGGAAGTCGCGACCGCCATGCTGGAAGGGGAACTGGCCTACCGCAAGGGCGATTACGACGTCGCCTTTACCCACCTGCGCCGCGCGGTCGCGCTGGACGACGCGCTGCCCTACGACGAGCCTTGGGGATGGATGCAGCCCACGCGGCACGCCCTCGGGGCGCTGCTGTTCGAACAGGGTCACTTGGCAGAGGCAGAACAGGTGTTCCGTCAGGATCTGGGCCTCGTACCCGGCCTGCCGCGCGCCTGCGTGCATCCCGACAATGTCTGGGCGCTGCGCGGCCTCTACGATTGCCTGATCGCCCGGGGCGACAGCGACGAGGCGCCGCACGTCAAGCTGCGGCTCGACCTCGCCGAAGCGCGCGCCGACCACCCGGTGAAAGCCGCCTGCGGATGCGCGCAGGTTGCCATCGACGCGGCACGCGCCAGTTAA
- a CDS encoding transglycosylase SLT domain-containing protein — translation MKFAGLTITLVIISEALLAEGRAPLRPQARTTVVEQPVIGPIPVVPVSEDPVPALPARAQAAPLELPGTVDLPPASADDVALAMPVVPVLRPKARAPNLPRTRWQHMAGHALWTRTALAALKAHGKPLVDMVPGDIDTWCPAYPQADERRRRAFWVGFLSALAKHESTYKPWAVGGGGRWYGLLQILPGTARGYKCNAGDGASLKSGPANLSCAVRIMAHTVPRDGVISGPRGNRGVGADWGPMRSASKRREMANWLRRQSYCEPISVVRPRARP, via the coding sequence ATGAAATTTGCCGGCCTGACCATCACGCTCGTCATCATCTCCGAGGCGCTTCTGGCCGAGGGGCGCGCGCCGCTGCGTCCGCAGGCCCGGACCACGGTCGTCGAGCAGCCGGTGATCGGCCCGATCCCCGTGGTTCCCGTGTCAGAGGATCCGGTGCCGGCGCTGCCGGCCCGTGCCCAGGCCGCGCCGCTGGAATTGCCCGGCACCGTCGATCTGCCCCCCGCGTCAGCCGACGACGTGGCGCTGGCCATGCCAGTGGTGCCGGTGCTGAGGCCCAAGGCGCGCGCGCCGAACCTGCCGCGGACACGGTGGCAACATATGGCGGGGCACGCCCTGTGGACGCGCACGGCGCTGGCCGCGCTCAAGGCGCATGGCAAGCCGCTGGTGGACATGGTGCCCGGCGACATCGACACGTGGTGTCCGGCCTATCCGCAGGCCGACGAACGCAGGCGCCGGGCCTTCTGGGTCGGTTTCCTGTCGGCGCTGGCCAAGCACGAGAGCACCTACAAGCCCTGGGCGGTCGGCGGCGGCGGTCGCTGGTACGGCCTGCTGCAGATCCTGCCGGGCACCGCACGCGGCTACAAGTGCAACGCGGGCGACGGCGCGTCGCTCAAGAGCGGCCCCGCGAACCTCAGTTGCGCGGTGCGCATCATGGCCCACACCGTGCCGCGCGACGGTGTCATCTCGGGCCCACGGGGGAACCGGGGCGTCGGCGCGGACTGGGGGCCCATGCGCTCTGCCTCCAAGCGGCGGGAGATGGCCAACTGGCTGCGGCGGCAAAGCTATTGCGAGCCGATCAGTGTCGTGCGTCCGCGCGCGCGCCCCTGA
- the cobS gene encoding cobaltochelatase subunit CobS — protein sequence MADAELDINMKPTEDISVRDVFGIDTDMMVKGFADRTDRVPEFDSTYKFDPDTTLAILAGFNHNRRVMIQGYHGTGKSTHIEQVAARLNWPAVRVNLDSHISRIDLIGKDAIKLRDGKQVTDFQEGILPWALRNPTAIVFDEYDAGRADVMFVIQRVLEVDGKLTLLDQNQVIEPHPYFRIFATANTVGLGDTTGLYHGTQQINQGQMDRWSLVATLNYLSIDAESAIVLAKNPHYNNAEGRKTVRQMVTVADLTRTAFMNGELSTVMSPRTVIAWAQNAEIFRNIGYAFRLSFLNKCDELERQTVAEFYQRLFDEELPESAASVSLG from the coding sequence ATGGCTGACGCCGAGCTGGACATCAACATGAAACCGACAGAAGACATCAGCGTCCGCGACGTTTTCGGCATCGACACGGATATGATGGTCAAAGGTTTCGCGGACCGGACGGACCGCGTGCCGGAGTTCGACAGCACCTACAAGTTCGATCCCGACACGACCCTGGCGATCCTCGCCGGTTTCAACCACAACCGCCGCGTCATGATCCAGGGCTACCACGGCACCGGCAAGTCCACGCACATCGAACAGGTCGCCGCGCGGCTGAACTGGCCTGCCGTGCGCGTCAACCTCGACAGCCACATCAGCCGGATCGACCTGATCGGCAAGGACGCGATCAAGCTGCGCGACGGCAAACAGGTCACCGACTTTCAGGAAGGCATCCTGCCCTGGGCGCTGCGCAACCCGACCGCCATCGTCTTTGACGAATACGACGCGGGCCGCGCCGACGTGATGTTCGTGATCCAGCGCGTGCTCGAAGTCGACGGCAAGCTGACCCTGCTGGACCAGAACCAGGTGATCGAACCGCATCCCTACTTCCGCATCTTCGCCACCGCGAACACGGTGGGCTTGGGCGATACGACCGGCCTCTACCACGGCACCCAGCAGATCAACCAGGGCCAGATGGACCGCTGGTCGCTGGTGGCCACGCTGAACTATCTCAGCATCGACGCCGAAAGCGCGATCGTGCTGGCCAAGAACCCGCATTACAACAATGCCGAAGGGCGCAAGACCGTCCGCCAGATGGTCACCGTCGCGGACCTGACGCGCACCGCCTTCATGAACGGGGAACTGTCCACCGTCATGTCCCCGCGGACGGTGATCGCCTGGGCACAGAACGCCGAGATCTTCCGCAACATCGGCTATGCCTTCCGGCTGTCGTTCCTCAACAAGTGCGACGAACTGGAGCGTCAGACGGTTGCGGAATTCTACCAGCGCCTGTTCGACGAGGAACTGCCCGAAAGCGCCGCCAGCGTCAGCCTGGGCTGA
- a CDS encoding SDR family oxidoreductase: MTRPVCLITGASAGIGAACARLAAARGYDLVLNYRTDHDGAHRVASDVERAGAHALLCPADVADPDAIEDMFAQIDDEFGQLDALINNAGIVDHAASVTELTHARLRRMFDVNVIGAILVAGAAVRRMQAQGDGGAIVNISSAAARLGSANEFVDYAAAKAAIDTFTKGLSDEVAAEGIRVMSLRPGLIETGIHAKGGSPDRAMRLSGNVPMRRAGTAEEIAHAALWLLSDEASYITGSTLDVSGGR, translated from the coding sequence GTGACCCGGCCGGTCTGCCTCATCACCGGCGCTTCGGCGGGGATCGGTGCGGCCTGCGCACGGCTGGCGGCCGCACGGGGCTACGACCTCGTCCTCAACTATCGCACGGATCACGACGGGGCGCACCGCGTCGCCAGCGATGTGGAACGTGCGGGGGCCCATGCCCTGCTCTGCCCTGCCGATGTGGCCGACCCGGACGCCATCGAGGACATGTTCGCGCAGATCGACGACGAATTCGGCCAGCTCGATGCGCTCATCAACAACGCCGGTATCGTCGATCACGCGGCATCGGTGACCGAACTGACCCACGCCCGGTTGCGCAGGATGTTCGACGTCAACGTGATCGGCGCGATACTGGTGGCCGGCGCCGCCGTCCGGCGGATGCAGGCGCAGGGCGACGGCGGTGCGATCGTCAACATCTCCTCCGCCGCTGCGCGGTTGGGATCGGCCAACGAGTTCGTCGATTATGCCGCCGCCAAGGCCGCCATCGACACCTTTACCAAGGGCCTGTCGGACGAGGTCGCGGCCGAAGGCATCCGCGTGATGTCCCTGCGTCCCGGCCTGATCGAAACGGGCATCCACGCCAAGGGCGGCAGCCCGGACCGCGCCATGCGCCTGTCCGGCAATGTGCCGATGCGCCGCGCGGGCACCGCAGAGGAAATCGCCCATGCGGCCCTGTGGCTGCTGTCGGACGAGGCGAGCTACATCACCGGCTCGACCCTCGATGTCTCGGGCGGCAGATAG
- the gatB gene encoding Asp-tRNA(Asn)/Glu-tRNA(Gln) amidotransferase subunit GatB, translated as MLDLTYDTPKPKRIAGAKDDWELVIGMEVHAQVSSNAKLFSGASTRFGAEPNSNVAFVDAAMPGMLPVINEFCVEQAVRTGLGLKAKINLKSAFDRKNYFYPDLPQGYQISQLYEPIVGEGEVLVEMGDGTARLVRVERIHMEQDAGKSIHDMDPSMSFVDLNRTGVCLMEIVSRPDIRGPEEAAAYLGKLRQILRYLGTCNGDMQSGAMRADVNVSVCRPGAYERYQETQDFSHLGTRCEIKNMNSMRFIQQAIEVEARRQIAIIEGGGEVVQETRLFDPDRQETRSMRSKEEAHDYRYFPDPDLLPLEIEQAWVDDIAARLPELPDAKKARFINDFGLSDYDASVLTADLDSAGYFEATAKGRDGKMAANWVINELFGRLKKDDRDITESPVSPDQLGSIVDLIASDAISGKIGKDVFEICYTTGRDPAEIVETEGMKQVTDTGAIEQAVDEIIAANPDQVAKAQENPKLAGWFVGQVMKATGGKANPKAVNQIVAQKLKG; from the coding sequence ATGCTAGACCTGACCTACGACACGCCGAAACCCAAACGCATCGCCGGGGCCAAGGACGACTGGGAACTGGTGATCGGCATGGAGGTGCACGCGCAGGTTTCCTCGAACGCCAAGCTGTTCTCGGGCGCATCGACCCGGTTCGGCGCCGAGCCGAACAGCAACGTCGCCTTCGTGGACGCGGCCATGCCCGGGATGCTGCCGGTGATCAACGAATTCTGCGTCGAACAGGCCGTGCGCACCGGGCTGGGCCTGAAGGCAAAGATCAACCTGAAGTCCGCCTTCGACCGCAAGAACTACTTCTACCCGGACCTGCCGCAGGGCTACCAGATCAGCCAGCTTTACGAACCCATCGTGGGCGAAGGCGAAGTTCTGGTCGAAATGGGTGACGGCACCGCACGGCTTGTCCGGGTCGAGCGCATCCACATGGAACAGGACGCCGGCAAATCCATTCACGACATGGATCCCAGCATGTCCTTCGTCGACCTGAACCGCACGGGCGTCTGCCTGATGGAAATCGTCAGCCGCCCCGACATCCGCGGCCCCGAGGAAGCGGCGGCCTACCTTGGCAAGCTGCGCCAGATCCTGCGTTATCTGGGCACCTGCAACGGCGACATGCAGTCGGGCGCGATGCGCGCCGACGTGAACGTGTCGGTCTGCCGTCCCGGCGCCTACGAACGGTACCAGGAGACGCAGGATTTCAGCCACCTCGGCACCCGGTGCGAAATCAAGAACATGAACTCCATGCGCTTCATCCAGCAGGCCATCGAGGTGGAGGCGCGCCGCCAGATCGCGATCATCGAAGGCGGTGGCGAAGTGGTGCAGGAAACGCGGCTGTTCGACCCCGACCGGCAGGAAACCCGTTCCATGCGGTCCAAGGAGGAAGCGCACGATTACCGCTATTTCCCCGACCCCGACCTGCTGCCGCTCGAGATCGAACAGGCATGGGTGGACGATATCGCCGCCCGCCTTCCCGAGCTGCCGGATGCCAAGAAGGCCCGCTTCATCAATGACTTCGGCCTCAGCGACTACGACGCGTCGGTGCTGACGGCCGACCTCGACTCCGCCGGGTACTTCGAAGCGACAGCCAAGGGCCGCGACGGCAAGATGGCCGCGAACTGGGTCATCAACGAACTGTTCGGACGGCTCAAGAAAGACGACCGCGACATCACCGAAAGCCCGGTCAGCCCGGACCAGCTCGGCAGCATCGTCGACCTGATTGCCTCGGACGCGATCAGCGGCAAGATCGGCAAGGACGTGTTCGAGATCTGCTACACCACCGGCCGCGACCCTGCGGAGATCGTGGAAACCGAAGGCATGAAGCAGGTCACCGATACCGGCGCGATCGAACAGGCGGTGGACGAGATCATCGCCGCCAATCCCGATCAGGTCGCGAAGGCGCAGGAGAACCCGAAGCTGGCCGGCTGGTTCGTGGGCCAGGTGATGAAGGCGACAGGCGGCAAGGCCAATCCCAAGGCGGTCAACCAGATCGTCGCGCAGAAGCTCAAGGGCTGA